In Pseudomonadota bacterium, the genomic stretch GTATCATGGCTCTTTAAAAATGTTTCCGGGGCATTTTCAAACTTGTCCCGGCATTGGGTAGAGCAGAAAAAAATCTTTTCGCCTCGGTAATCGGTCTCATGGGCCGCTTTCCCGGGGTCAACCTCCATTTTGCATACAGGGTCGATTTTCTTGCCGTCACCGCTCTCGGTGTGGGCATGTTCGTCATGTTTCTCATGCCCGCCACCACCGCAACAACCGCCGCCCTTTTTCATCATGAAAGCGAAAAACAACCCGATTATAAGTAACCACAATATGTTTCCTAGTGTCATCATGATATCACCTCCTGATTTAGCTTATTCTTTTCTTAAAAAAAATTATTCTTTCTGTGTCGTTACCTTTACTATAAACATTGGACAATACTACAGGGTCAAGGGCTGATTTAATTATTTTCTGTTTCACAATTCTCCATCGCCAGACCATGCAACTTTTAAAATTTATGAATAAATTCTTTATTCTGAGGATCAAAGTCTGCATTCCGGTTAAAAAGCAGACGTGAAAAAAGTAGCTCGAAATGTACTTTTCATGAAAATCCTGAAAAAAAGGTCTGAAGCAAACTACTTTTTTTAACGTGCGGCTGTGCGTTGAGAACATTCAATGTTGATGGGACTCATCTTCGATATCAGATACTAAGGCTTCGATAATCGGACATTCGGCAACAGGACCATGCCCGTCGCAAGCCCCGGCGAGATGCTCTAACGCCCCGAGCATACGGGTCAGATCTTCAATTTTCTGTCTGATGTCCTTGATCTTTTCGTCAGTTCGGCGCTTAATGTCCGCCTTGGTGGCATGGGGATCGTGGGTCAATAAAATCAGTCCTTTGATCTCGTTGAGTGAAAAACCTAATGTTTTGGCTCTTTTGATGAAGCGGAGCTTTACAATTTCTTCATCCGGATAAATCCTGTAATTGGATTCGGTTCGCGGTGGAGGATCGAGCAACCCCTGCTTTTCATAAAACCGTACCGTCTCAATCCCGATTCCGGCACTTTTTGCCAATTTTCCTATGGTCAATCCTTTCATATTCATCACCTGATATCTTGAAAGTATCATAACTTCAGGTCCAAAAAAAAAATGAATTACCCCGCCGCAAGCAGCAGGGTATCTTTAACAGCAACGAACGCCCCAAGGGACGGGGTATTTAACCCAAGCTACGCAATAAAAACTGGACTATACAATAGGGTCGGTGGGTTAAATAATGTTTTGTCAATATTATTGAACAATTTTTTGGAAAATACTTTCTTTTCACGATATAAAATGATTTATGGAATAACTTTATAGAAAAATAGTAAGGAGACGCTATGAGTGAAATGACTCTGAGAAAATGGCACAGGCGGATAGGTATTACCCTGGCGCTATTCATAATTCTGCAGGCTGGAAGTGGCCTGTTGATAAGCTTCTCCGGACTAAACGTCCCCCATGAACATGAAAAACAGATCATCCATGAGCCCGAGCACGATCACACGGGACCTGGTTGGCTTAATACTTTCAAGAACATCCACCATGGTGGCGGACCTATCGGCAACCTGTATCGAATAATTGTCGGAATCGGAGCCATAGGGATGGCTGCATCAGGGACTGCAATTTTTTACCATATAAAAAATCGCATGAAATAATAAACTGGCTGTTTATTCCGAAATCAGGACCGGATCTTTAACTGCATGCTCATGTTGCAGCTAAGTTCCGGGACAAAGACTAAACACTCTTCCCGCTATTATTAATCCCTTAAAAATTCCTTTGGAACCGGCATCACTCGAGGAACATCCCCCAGCGGACTCTCATCCACATACATCCGGCATCCATAAGTTGCCTCCAACTGCTCTTTTCCAAGAACCTGCTGCGGAGTGCCGAGTTTGACGATTCCCCCGTCTTTGAGCAGAAGAAGCCGGTCACCATACATTGCCGCCAGATTCAGATCATGGGAAACCATGACAATGGTTGTATTCCTCTCCCGCCTGAAGCGCTGCATGAGATCCATTACATTAATCTGATGCGCAGGATCGA encodes the following:
- a CDS encoding MerR family DNA-binding protein — translated: MKGLTIGKLAKSAGIGIETVRFYEKQGLLDPPPRTESNYRIYPDEEIVKLRFIKRAKTLGFSLNEIKGLILLTHDPHATKADIKRRTDEKIKDIRQKIEDLTRMLGALEHLAGACDGHGPVAECPIIEALVSDIEDESHQH
- a CDS encoding ABC transporter ATP-binding protein, which codes for DPAHQINVMDLMQRFRRERNTTIVMVSHDLNLAAMYGDRLLLLKDGGIVKLGTPQQVLGKEQLEATYGCRMYVDESPLGDVPRVMPVPKEFLRD
- a CDS encoding YHS domain-containing protein, producing MMTLGNILWLLIIGLFFAFMMKKGGGCCGGGGHEKHDEHAHTESGDGKKIDPVCKMEVDPGKAAHETDYRGEKIFFCSTQCRDKFENAPETFLKSHDTESHGSCH